From the Bdellovibrio reynosensis genome, one window contains:
- a CDS encoding DUF4142 domain-containing protein has translation MNFKLLVIPVIASLSVSFAHAQSGQGGGSMQAPSATQTTTNLTQEEVAEILKTANDAEIDMAQAAKRRAENKEVKDFAKHMEEQHKENNKEAKKITKKADIDMKNNDTAKSLKKDAKDKLADLKKKKGADFDKAYIENQIAMHEMVLRDLNEKFIPAVQNPEFKAFLETTKSHVQEHLSKAQQIQQSLNQ, from the coding sequence ATGAACTTTAAGTTATTGGTAATTCCAGTTATAGCATCTCTTTCTGTATCGTTTGCCCATGCACAAAGTGGTCAAGGTGGGGGCAGCATGCAGGCTCCGTCGGCTACGCAAACAACGACGAACCTGACACAAGAAGAAGTCGCTGAAATCTTAAAAACAGCGAACGATGCAGAGATCGACATGGCTCAGGCTGCAAAACGCAGAGCTGAAAATAAAGAAGTAAAAGATTTCGCTAAACACATGGAAGAGCAACACAAAGAAAACAACAAAGAGGCAAAAAAGATCACAAAGAAAGCGGACATCGATATGAAAAATAACGACACTGCAAAATCTTTGAAAAAAGATGCTAAAGATAAATTAGCTGATCTTAAAAAGAAAAAGGGTGCGGACTTCGATAAAGCTTACATTGAAAACCAAATCGCAATGCATGAAATGGTTTTACGTGATCTTAACGAAAAATTTATTCCTGCGGTTCAAAACCCAGAGTTTAAAGCTTTCCTAGAGACAACCAAGTCCCACGTGCAAGAGCATCTTTCAAAAGCTCAGCAAATTCAGCAAAGTTTGAATCAATAA
- a CDS encoding SPOR domain-containing protein: protein MSSKTDAVVKLAIVFFISLLSFSVGTFVGKKYSDNQHQLAALEPQKNTHGTEREVASVHGEERTGAMTDEEIAKLAEEFVADETVPATADAGHGEAHGETAHGEEPAHGTEHSPTPGHAPAAKTADAHKPAATVHEAPTTHTAPHAEPSTAAKNMVEGKNPSSHSAPTSKTQPRVPTALPKDVAQYAVGKFTVQVASYADEAEAQKMASGLKTQGYSAFYVPANINGKTWFRVSVGQFATQKEAQTYRTELLSKTKVGSAIVQKITE from the coding sequence ATGAGTTCTAAAACTGATGCCGTCGTAAAACTAGCGATAGTTTTCTTTATCTCTTTGCTTTCTTTTTCTGTAGGTACCTTTGTAGGCAAAAAGTATAGTGACAATCAACATCAGCTTGCAGCTCTTGAACCGCAAAAAAATACTCATGGCACTGAGCGTGAAGTCGCTTCTGTTCATGGTGAAGAGCGCACGGGCGCAATGACCGATGAAGAAATCGCAAAACTTGCTGAAGAGTTTGTAGCTGATGAAACTGTTCCTGCGACAGCTGACGCTGGCCACGGCGAAGCACACGGCGAAACAGCACATGGAGAAGAACCAGCCCACGGCACTGAGCATTCTCCAACTCCGGGTCATGCACCTGCTGCTAAAACAGCGGATGCTCATAAGCCAGCAGCGACTGTTCACGAAGCTCCTACAACGCACACAGCTCCTCACGCGGAACCTTCAACGGCTGCTAAAAACATGGTTGAAGGTAAAAATCCTTCTTCTCACTCAGCTCCAACATCGAAGACTCAACCTCGCGTCCCAACAGCTTTACCTAAAGATGTGGCGCAATACGCTGTAGGTAAATTCACCGTGCAAGTTGCTTCTTATGCTGATGAAGCAGAAGCACAAAAAATGGCTTCAGGCCTTAAAACTCAAGGCTACAGCGCATTTTATGTACCAGCAAATATCAACGGTAAAACTTGGTTCCGTGTAAGCGTAGGTCAGTTTGCTACACAAAAAGAAGCGCAAACTTACCGCACTGAACTTTTAAGCAAAACAAAAGTTGGTTCTGCTATCGTTCAAAAAATCACTGAGTAA
- a CDS encoding flavin monoamine oxidase family protein, translating into MPKKKSIDVIIIGAGAAGLSCAANLLEQGKTVLLLEARDRIGGRVYSDNHFEYGAEFIHGATPEFIEHFEKHALPFIDSNDNSATYQAGKLTEKKDPWKDIEIISKRLKKDREPDQSVTDFLHHHKFPAKSVNQFKAYVEGFYGADTDLMGERYLALAEKTEDSKLNKLDTFRPAVPYVKVLSHLLTEKQKKRIKFKHVAKTIHWSNSAVQVECLASGRKKVLTASYVVVTVPLGVLVGEHPKSKIEIIPDIPEIKTQLNVFEMGHVQKMVFKFKTRFWETLTEAAPAFLRADPEYYFPTWWTQNPVRTNYLVAWQGGPKAFEMSRWSADRKITAALTTLAEVTAKNVQFIKDQVLESHNHNWSADPYTLGAYSYTRVQHKKTPHNFSLPFEKRIWVCGEATAKGSAQGTVHGAIEQGKKAALQIIKTL; encoded by the coding sequence ATGCCAAAGAAGAAGTCCATAGACGTTATTATCATTGGTGCAGGAGCGGCAGGCCTTTCCTGTGCTGCAAACCTTCTTGAGCAAGGTAAAACAGTCTTACTTTTAGAAGCTCGGGACCGCATAGGCGGAAGAGTTTATTCCGACAATCATTTTGAATATGGCGCTGAGTTTATTCACGGTGCTACGCCGGAATTTATTGAACACTTCGAAAAACATGCTTTGCCGTTTATAGATTCCAATGACAACAGTGCTACATATCAAGCTGGAAAACTGACCGAGAAAAAGGACCCTTGGAAAGATATTGAAATCATCTCTAAGCGCTTAAAAAAAGATCGCGAGCCCGATCAAAGCGTCACGGATTTTCTGCATCACCACAAATTTCCAGCGAAATCCGTCAATCAGTTCAAAGCTTATGTCGAAGGTTTTTATGGTGCTGACACGGATCTAATGGGCGAACGCTATTTGGCGCTGGCTGAAAAAACTGAAGATTCAAAACTTAATAAGCTAGACACCTTTCGTCCGGCGGTTCCCTATGTAAAAGTGCTTTCGCACTTGCTTACCGAAAAACAGAAGAAGCGCATTAAGTTCAAACACGTGGCAAAAACCATTCACTGGTCCAACTCCGCAGTCCAAGTTGAATGCTTAGCAAGCGGCAGGAAAAAGGTTTTAACTGCCAGCTATGTCGTTGTTACGGTTCCCCTAGGTGTGCTTGTAGGTGAACATCCTAAATCAAAAATTGAAATCATTCCTGATATCCCTGAAATAAAAACGCAACTGAATGTTTTTGAAATGGGCCATGTCCAAAAAATGGTTTTTAAGTTTAAAACCCGCTTTTGGGAAACTTTGACTGAAGCCGCCCCTGCGTTCTTAAGAGCGGATCCAGAATACTACTTCCCCACTTGGTGGACTCAAAATCCTGTGCGCACAAATTATCTTGTAGCTTGGCAAGGCGGACCGAAGGCTTTTGAAATGTCGAGATGGAGTGCGGATAGAAAAATAACCGCTGCTTTAACGACATTGGCGGAAGTGACCGCCAAGAATGTGCAATTTATAAAAGACCAAGTGCTTGAATCTCACAACCACAATTGGAGCGCGGATCCCTACACTCTCGGCGCGTATTCTTATACCCGAGTTCAGCATAAGAAAACTCCCCACAACTTTTCTTTGCCATTTGAAAAAAGAATCTGGGTTTGCGGAGAAGCCACAGCAAAAGGTTCTGCACAGGGAACAGTTCATGGTGCCATTGAACAAGGAAAGAAAGCGGCCTTACAGATTATAAAAACTTTGTAG
- a CDS encoding pectinacetylesterase family protein — protein MTTLKYTLIFIVGFCSLVHARTWEKIDIPQAVCGNGAQYSVFLDRKNSDKLLIEFMGGGACWSESTCYGNTPLTSLNPLKEPVTSVIAKESATNPWSDHSVLYLPYCTGDVHSGNHVAYYKPQLALHHNGYRNILLTFEHLHRNQVIQFAKIFKVTVYGSSAGALGAFVHGKSTIEPYLNPLAKKLLIADSPGLHFGNTFWDKFSARLNQDYKDGFNRAGLNYPSDEGLLAPYMGPVFLKLFAWEIGILQGTKDLVMSMVFGDISPDAHRSLVLGPKGIQAAAKLHANVETWISESVTHTFLLRGVSHNQKDLKGESAWSFANRLYGAQ, from the coding sequence ATGACAACATTAAAATACACATTAATTTTTATCGTTGGCTTTTGTTCACTTGTTCATGCGCGCACTTGGGAAAAGATCGATATACCCCAGGCCGTGTGTGGTAACGGCGCACAGTACAGTGTCTTTTTAGATCGGAAGAATTCAGACAAACTGTTGATTGAATTCATGGGTGGGGGCGCGTGTTGGAGTGAATCGACTTGTTACGGGAATACTCCACTGACTTCTTTAAATCCTTTGAAGGAACCCGTAACCAGTGTCATAGCAAAAGAATCTGCAACGAACCCCTGGTCGGATCATTCTGTTTTATACCTTCCGTATTGTACAGGCGACGTTCATTCAGGTAATCATGTGGCCTATTACAAGCCGCAGCTTGCGCTTCATCATAATGGCTACAGAAATATCCTTTTAACTTTTGAACATCTGCATCGAAATCAGGTCATTCAGTTCGCAAAAATTTTTAAGGTCACGGTTTATGGATCTTCAGCAGGCGCGCTGGGGGCTTTTGTCCATGGCAAATCTACGATTGAGCCCTATTTAAATCCCTTAGCAAAGAAGTTGCTTATTGCTGACAGTCCCGGTCTTCATTTCGGTAATACTTTTTGGGATAAATTTTCAGCTAGGTTAAATCAAGATTATAAAGATGGATTTAATAGGGCCGGTTTAAATTATCCTTCGGATGAAGGTTTGTTAGCCCCTTATATGGGACCGGTGTTTTTAAAACTTTTCGCCTGGGAAATAGGGATTTTACAAGGAACAAAGGATCTTGTGATGTCGATGGTGTTTGGCGATATTTCCCCAGATGCCCATAGATCTTTAGTGCTTGGGCCGAAGGGTATTCAAGCTGCAGCGAAACTGCATGCAAATGTTGAAACGTGGATTTCAGAAAGCGTGACCCATACTTTTTTATTACGAGGCGTCAGTCACAATCAGAAAGATCTTAAAGGTGAATCTGCGTGGTCATTTGCCAATCGTCTTTATGGCGCACAATAA
- a CDS encoding CsbD family protein, with product MNKDIFEGKIKEISGELRKKWGELTDDEIQRTKGNTEALQGLVQQKVGLSKDEAKRQVDDVMGRFEDSGDTLSDKLNRGIDKAKDKLSH from the coding sequence ATGAATAAAGATATCTTCGAAGGAAAAATCAAAGAGATTTCCGGTGAGCTCCGTAAAAAATGGGGTGAACTCACCGACGATGAGATCCAAAGAACTAAAGGTAATACGGAAGCTCTGCAAGGTCTAGTACAACAAAAAGTCGGACTATCTAAAGACGAAGCAAAACGTCAAGTAGATGATGTTATGGGACGATTTGAAGACTCTGGCGATACACTTTCCGACAAGCTCAACAGAGGAATTGATAAAGCGAAAGACAAACTTTCTCATTAG
- a CDS encoding inositol monophosphatase family protein produces the protein MGNSEKSYDWKQVLGQAIKAVSLGRQVLLNYFGNLEHIEEKFQAGLVSEADKESERVIAEHLKKNFPEIEFLGEETFAATNSPGAKVEWKPAGPHGRWILDPLDGTTNYIHRFPIFCISLALEYQGQIQIAVIDVPMLNETYTAIRGQGAFVNGRPLKVSKNSNLEKALLATGFVSEHEHVIAEQLKIFDEMVRECRGVRRPGAAAYDLAQVARGVFDGYWERNIQPWDAGAGILLVEEAGGVVETYRGEKYDPYKNSIVAGNADLVHSMQKVLVKHLSKETQ, from the coding sequence GTGGGAAATAGCGAAAAATCATACGATTGGAAGCAAGTCTTAGGTCAAGCTATCAAGGCTGTCAGTTTGGGACGGCAAGTCCTTCTTAATTATTTCGGTAACTTAGAGCACATTGAAGAAAAGTTCCAAGCAGGACTGGTCAGTGAAGCTGATAAAGAATCTGAAAGAGTCATCGCAGAGCATCTTAAGAAAAATTTTCCTGAGATTGAATTCCTCGGCGAGGAAACCTTTGCTGCGACGAATTCTCCCGGGGCCAAGGTCGAGTGGAAGCCTGCGGGTCCCCACGGGCGTTGGATTCTAGATCCCCTTGATGGAACTACGAACTATATTCATCGGTTCCCCATTTTCTGCATCAGCCTTGCGCTGGAATACCAAGGACAAATTCAAATCGCGGTGATAGATGTGCCGATGTTAAACGAAACCTACACGGCTATTCGCGGACAAGGTGCTTTCGTTAATGGGCGTCCGTTGAAGGTCAGCAAAAATTCAAATCTTGAAAAAGCGTTGTTAGCTACAGGATTTGTGTCAGAGCATGAACACGTGATCGCTGAACAGTTGAAAATTTTCGATGAAATGGTGCGCGAATGCCGTGGCGTTCGTCGTCCTGGCGCTGCTGCCTACGATCTTGCGCAAGTGGCTCGTGGGGTGTTTGACGGCTATTGGGAAAGAAATATTCAACCCTGGGATGCAGGTGCCGGAATCTTGTTAGTGGAAGAAGCCGGTGGAGTTGTCGAAACCTATCGCGGAGAAAAATACGATCCTTATAAAAATTCGATCGTGGCGGGAAATGCGGACCTTGTGCACAGCATGCAAAAGGTCCTCGTAAAGCATTTAAGTAAGGAAACTCAATAA
- a CDS encoding flagellar basal body-associated FliL family protein, protein MAEEKAAAAEVSAGAGGGSGQKPILLIALAVINMLVVAGVGFMLYKGRQKEAAEPKIEHVIKGEAQAQAHEATEQKEVIGKVIPLETFIVNLAGSKGRKVAKVNMELEVQGEHVLEEIEKRKAQIRDIIIIILSSKSFEDVSSREGKDNLRNEIKDTINSFLVQGKISNVFFTEFIYN, encoded by the coding sequence ATGGCTGAAGAAAAAGCAGCAGCAGCAGAAGTTAGTGCCGGAGCCGGTGGCGGTTCTGGACAAAAGCCTATCCTATTAATTGCTTTAGCTGTGATTAATATGCTCGTCGTCGCTGGCGTTGGATTTATGCTTTACAAAGGACGCCAAAAAGAAGCGGCTGAACCAAAAATCGAACACGTTATTAAAGGTGAAGCTCAGGCGCAAGCGCATGAAGCTACTGAACAAAAGGAAGTTATCGGTAAGGTGATTCCACTTGAAACCTTTATCGTGAATCTTGCTGGATCTAAAGGACGTAAAGTTGCCAAAGTGAATATGGAGCTTGAAGTTCAAGGTGAACACGTTTTAGAAGAAATCGAAAAACGTAAAGCGCAAATACGCGATATCATCATTATCATTCTGTCTTCAAAGTCCTTTGAAGACGTTTCATCGCGTGAAGGTAAAGACAATCTAAGAAATGAAATCAAGGACACCATCAACTCTTTCCTAGTTCAAGGAAAGATCTCTAACGTGTTCTTCACTGAGTTTATCTATAACTAA